Within the Amaranthus tricolor cultivar Red isolate AtriRed21 chromosome 15, ASM2621246v1, whole genome shotgun sequence genome, the region taatgcctacttatgtTATCTTTAATTCTTCCTTACAGTCTGCTGTTTAGTAcatggtaataaacggtggtaatgaaaGTGAAAATTAGTGtagttttggttgaaaaatctcatgGCTACTTTAATGGTTATGCtagtccaacttcaatcatctcattttcttcgtataattcattccaatgcaccattggaaaaataattcattccaatgcaccATTGAAAAAGTGATATtaagtggtaatggaaatttgtaaacaaaatgatttttttgtgatcaaagtttgaTTACAATAGGAATGACATgtaaattttgatgaaattttacattataaaacatcatttagtaccactaaccaaacaagCCGTTAATGTCTGCTTTCAATATTCTTAatacatatttataatattttaaatgtgtCAATTAGTTTTTCAACACTATTTACTAATCACTCTTATTAtgtgttttatttttgatttataagttaaaatatagtcaattaagatcttgtttgattcgtctatTGTAatctttattaatatcaactttttataatttttactaattaaagatatttaaaagtaaatggGAGACTTAAAGTGAATAGGAAGGACTATAAGTTTAATGCttattactaaataaataatatcaaccatgaacaactttaaaaaatgaaatgaataaTTAGTTGGTTATGTTTGCAGATGGAACAGCTGGAGTGCCAGCCTTGGCCATGATGAATAGACCAATATCATCATTTCCAGAATACCATCAATATCCAATAGATCATCATAACCATGATCATGAAGATGAAAATCATGATCATGGAGCAGATCAAGATGAGGTATCAGACGACGGATCACAGGTGTTGGTGGTGGGGCCAGGAGGAGGAggggaaaagaaaaagagattAAATATGGAGCAAGTGAAGACATTAGAGAAGAATTTTGAGGAAGGAAATAAGTTGGATCCTGAAAGGAAACTGCAATTGGCTAAAGCAATTGGATTACAACCAAGACAAGTAGCAATTTGGTTTCAAAATAGAAGGGCAAGATGGAAGACTAAACAACTTGAAAAGGATTATGGGTTGTTGAAGAGACAATTTGATGCTCTTAAGGCTGATAATCATTCTCTTCTTTCTCATAATAAGAAGCTTCATGCTGAGGTAACCTCTATTTTCCTTTTCGTGATTGCTCTGGTTAGGAATGTTCGGAAATAaagaaaagttaattttttatggtaaaaatatatgtatttcttttgttttattgaatttgctgcatttttttattttagtccatCTCAATTAATTTGCATTAGGACAATAAtttaccattttcttttaatctcatttatacatgttaactcttttttaatttcatcgaCACAACTcgttctctcttcatttatcatcactttttttaaaattatcatcTTTTTCTTTGATGTAAATCAAGGAGGacagattattattattattattattattattattattattattattattatataaatatatatataatatgattagttgaaaaaaattatagggAGCACAGACATtacaataaatttcaaaataaatttaatggaaaatatatggactgtaaatatcataaaaatatttaaataaagttagaAGAAAAATACTCCTTGTGGGAAACTATAAGTATTAAATTATGCTCTCTCAATTTATCCAATTGTCTTATTTTGTACCCTATTCAattgcactaatttaattttaaatatctagctctaattgtgcataattaatatttataaaaaattaataataataaaattttctttgagacgaattaaacaagatttcatttcattaactatattttaacattcagtagattaaaaataaaatataagttaaaagtGACGATaactaaaatcaaataattaaattaaataagaattATAGGAAGTATTATAATTAGGGTGCTAAAAttagtatgttttttttttttttaattattgtgtaTACAAAGAGCTACATATGCCATCTCATGAAAACGAGTTATAAATTGAACTTATTGTAAACATTTCTTAAgtcaatcataaaataaaagaatgtAATTATACTTgtttataacataaaataacaatttttgtATTAGGTGTAATATTAATTTGTCGCTTAACAATAAAACTAAAAGTATATGGCGGGAGAAATGAGTGCCATGAAtgaaataaagcaaaagaattAAAGATTGTGGTTgagattaaaaaatcaaaataagtgaAATTATTGCTTAAATAAAACAGTGTAATGTAGGTAAGACAAATTCAAATTGAGTTCAAATTTATGGTGAtcgagggagtattttttaaaattttagggGCCGTTTAGTATGGTGTTTTGATGCTCAGGTAATGGATTCAAGTAACAAAATTCCTTACtagttatttgttttaaatCTTGAATAACAAATACCATTACTTGAGGATAATGGTTACATGTATTTTGTTACCTCTACAAAAGTTAGGGAAACAATTAATTTTCTCCCTCAAACAACCAATCATACCAAAATAACTGACTGTTAGAAATTATGAGGTGGTTTATAAGGTGGAGAAAACCTTGGACATAAATGAGTTTTTTCTATTGACTTGTGAGATGGTGAGTAATATTGGAATGAATATATGAGAATTTTAAAAATGTGTTTCCATTACCCTTtctattcaatttttttctataccaaacaactttaaaaaataacccTCTACCTTATCCTTACCCTTTCTTTTAAAtttcctttccattacattttcaCTCGTAATACCAAACACTCTGGAAAAATGATTTTTGGCATATATTAGAGTTTTTGATTAAGGGATAAATGAGATTGgagttaataattattaatgtttttgaatCATATAGATAACTATCTCAAATTACAATTAGATATAAATATATGGATCTTGTTGAATTCCTCTAAAgacaaattataatttatcaatAAACTAGCCGTGCAAAATAATTATGCAAAGTTATTGGCATCTTCGTAATTAGTTCTTGTTGTTGACTAGAAGGTCCATTAGATGAGTCAGTGTACACTTATTGTtgtaaagtgattatttataaacttttataaatataattttttttgacccTTTCATTAATTTGACGAGTCCAATGCAAGCCATATATATGactgattttaatatatatatatagttggtTTTAAGCTATATATGTACTTGTTTTGTAGATGTAAGTTTActctatatattttatttatcatttacaTGTACATTCTTAAGGTATATGTGATCAGTATTAAAGTGTAAGTGATCGTTATTACTATATAATTTTTCCACTAATAGATTATTATTCTCATTTAATTAAAGTGTCATGGAAGAGGTCAATAGTAAGCACCATGTGGTCAATTTTAGGCTATAAATGATTTAAAACTGTGTGCGCTCAGTTTTGAGTTATACGTGACGCATTTTAAGCTATATATGAGCACTTTTAAACAATATAGTTATAGTGGACTGTCTCACATGCCGCATCCTAATATTGAGTCGGCTGCATATGAGATGCGctgttttataataaattatcataaatttttaaatgagatggtctaatggtgagaccatctcaatatacatttaatatattaaagtgattacttttaattttaaagtgattattttgaaaaatacaaGCTAATGAGTACGAAtatattttaagtcttaaacaTCAGTTTAGCTTGATGTCTTattataacaaataattaacTAATAGAAAATAGTAAGAAAATAACCATTTGATCCACTAATAATTCAGAAAATTAACTTTAACTTTGACTTATAGTAAGCAACAAAAAAGGAGTGCATGCATTAATCATTACGAATCAAACGTATGTAATTCATTGTTGAATTACACCCTCTATTTCAAATAAGTTGTTTTCACAACaaatatttatgaaattaagaaaataaaaattttaaattataaatatatttttttattgaataataaattcgATAAAAAAATagcatattaaatattaaaaaaatattaatataaaattagtgaaaaaaatataagaaacacaattatcaaacaaaattagtaaattaaacACGTGGAAatcataagcaatataaaaaatattaaaataaaataagtgaaAACTATGTGGGGATCATATCATCATAAGTATtggaatattaaaatgaggataaataaagttaattatatctaaaaattttgatataaatagaaagattcttaataaaataaataaatagagcaacttaaaatgacaaataaaaacaacttttaaggttcGGAGGGTGTACTATTGTTTTGATGACTAGGGTTTTTGTAATCTCCCATGAATGCAGTTAATATCACTAAGAAACAGAGAAGCAAGAGAATATGGAGGCATCAACCTAAACAATGCAGAGACAGTAAGCTATTGGAGCAACAATGGAAGTGAGATAAGTTCAGATATCAACTTGAATACAGCTAATGGAAGTCCATTATCCTCTAACCCATCAAACAAACTTGATCAATTCCCTTTAAATCCCTTCATTCCTAACCCCATTACTCAACTCCTTCAACCTCCATCTCCAAAACCAGAATTAGACCTTCAATGTCCCAAAATGGACCCACAACCAGAATTAAATACCTTTTGCACCATTTATGGTGGGGCCAACCGTGGTGTTGGTGGTGGTGGTAGTGGCAATGCTGAGATCGAAAACCAGCCACCACCCTTTTGGGCGTGGCCTGAGCAACACCAAAATCTCAATTAAGCAGGCCGCCTCACAATAAATGATATATGGCATgcaacttttttttgtttttggccAAGTAATGTAATCAAAATTATTTCATTGCTTGATCATTGTTATTAAAAGTCTTATGGTTAGTACCATATTTTCTATATAATTagtgtaattaaatttattttaaattttgatttttatttcctAGCTTTCATATATGTAtcctatttttattaataaataccGTTAatgcttttgttttttttcttttgcttggTGTATAGTTGTGATTAGGTGTGCTAAACAGCCGGGCTCCTCTTTTGAGCCTTTATCCGACTCGTTTTTAAAAGGGTTTTTGTAAGGATCGTGTTAAAAATaagtcaaactgaaaatggactcaattagaattaaaatgaagcgggttataaaagaatttaataaAGGTAAAAAACGGGCctttgtaaatagcataattaaaagataaattaattattataaacgaCAATGGCAATGAGATTATGAACATTTCTAccatttaattattaaaaattattatttaattattacaaaTTGATCAATggggattaaaataatttttagtaataaaacaagcCGGACTTGTAAAGCCCGACTCATGTAAAGCCCATATATTGAGTTTAAAGGGCCTTTATCCGGCCCGGCCCAAATGTTCTTGCCCCGGCCAGACCCTTATTCatcccattgaacacccctagttgtCATGATGTATATTGAATAAAACCTTATTAactattattttacataatagTTAAAAGTTAAAGTCAATATATTTTCTTGGTTAAAGGTTAAAGTCAACTTAACCTCGTCAAAAGTCAAGGTTATGCTAATGAATAACAAAATGGTGAACAAAAGCTGCATGGACTGAATTTTGCATCCCTGGTGAACAAAAGTCAACTTAACCTGGTCAAAACTCTTTTGGTTCATCTTATGAAGTAAACAAAGGAGACGTAAATTATATTCTTGCGAAGTATTTTGATTAGGAGTACTATGaattcaaaaacacattgaaTCTAAAGTTTACAAAATTGCAGGAATACTTATCCATAACTGAATTTGCGTTTAATACTAAGAATACAAGACATTATGAGACGCTTTTTTTGACATGATGGGACGCTTAAAAGCAACGTGATATAACTTAGCGTCGTTTCATGAAAGCGTTGatattattaatgtcaatattTACTGACGCTCTGAAAAAACGTCACAATTCTCATTTAGTAGGACACGTTAAACTGTcattttttgtttatgtttgcGACACTTTTTAGTGGGActatttatatttgtattgCATTTTCTCATCACTATTTGTTATCAATACGCCAAATTTTATGTCATAGTATCGATTCACAAAGCTTTTTGTTGTCGATAATTGACATTTAGCATCCTTGTTTGTCCTTTTGAAACACTTTTTAAGCATCAATATTTGTACTTTTACTATGTCATATGGCCGGCGTCCCAAAATTGTCGCGATAGAATCGAGTAATGTCGGAtcaataaacttaaaaataacatattttcAGGTCAGGTAATTTTCAGTTTTGGTTCGGATTTTTGGGTCGGATGacttacggttttggtttagATTTTCAGGTTAGGGGGGTCAAACGGAAATAGTCCTTCCCAGCCTAGTCTATTAAGACCTTTGGGCACCTCAAGTGAAAACACTTagataagggttttaaagctagGGTGTTAAAGAGACAGAAAATATACCATGATAATTCTGCAATCAGGTCTAACTTTGAGGAAAGTGACTACACATGAGTACATGACAAGACAGACACCAACCCCTGGTTGGTTGTGGGATATCACACTTCAGAGCtctgttatttttcttgtttgcAATGATCACAACGAGGAATAGGACAGCTTATTGGATGCATCACTAACAATCATACTTCCTCCCTTCAAATACTCACACCCGATTATAACATATTGGGCggaaaaatatcattatcaatAGCAACTATAATGAatcggaggaagtatataagtCTTCGATTTTGAGTCTTGTCTACTAAAGATGACCTAAAAGGAAAATTCGGGAGAATGATATTAATGAACCAATGCTACACAAAACCAAGTTCAATACTACAAGAGCAAAGTTAATTTTGTGTTTCAAAAACTTAGAAAACGTTA harbors:
- the LOC130801915 gene encoding homeobox-leucine zipper protein ATHB-20-like; its protein translation is MREMAFLSQDYMMYHNNHHHHHHDFSEDHHHHEDSSSISLNILSSCPPQQFQDGTAGVPALAMMNRPISSFPEYHQYPIDHHNHDHEDENHDHGADQDEVSDDGSQVLVVGPGGGGEKKKRLNMEQVKTLEKNFEEGNKLDPERKLQLAKAIGLQPRQVAIWFQNRRARWKTKQLEKDYGLLKRQFDALKADNHSLLSHNKKLHAELISLRNREAREYGGINLNNAETVSYWSNNGSEISSDINLNTANGSPLSSNPSNKLDQFPLNPFIPNPITQLLQPPSPKPELDLQCPKMDPQPELNTFCTIYGGANRGVGGGGSGNAEIENQPPPFWAWPEQHQNLN